One Aquarana catesbeiana isolate 2022-GZ linkage group LG06, ASM4218655v1, whole genome shotgun sequence genomic region harbors:
- the LOC141148021 gene encoding olfactory receptor 1468-like, with product MDNYTASKVFQIVPFFFKTEYKLYVFGMLLPIYFTCLLINIIIITVIYIDDHLHTPMYLFLCNLSIVDICFTTVPVPKLLHMLLTDNNTISFTQCFTQFCFYLLFGSSEDIILFIMAYDRYVAICKPLHYHQILGRKNCLMLIAGTWISACTNSLLIIKAASTMSFCHSKIIHQLFCDVKSLIKISCAGTEMFFMLLYLELLLFGFVPFLCTVMSYVKIIAIILNINSRDGKKKLFSTCSSHLAVILLYYTNSVSVVLIPQSRYSELLEQICTVLYIAVTPMVNPLIYTIRNKEVKSALMRLVKGKITLKP from the coding sequence ATGGACAACTATACAGCATCTAAAGTGTTTCAGATTGTGCCATTTTTCTTTAAAACAGAATATAAACTATACGTTTTTGGAATGTTACTTCCAATATATTTCACATGCctgttaataaatataattattatcaCAGTGATATATATTGATGACCATTTACACACCCCCATGTATCTGTTTCTCTGTAATTTATCCATTGTAGATATTTGTTTTACAACAGTCCCTGTTCCCAAACTTCTACACATGTTACTAACTGACAATAATACAATATCATTTACTCAATGCTTTACTCAGTTCTGCTTTTACTTATTATTTGGCAGCAGTGAAGATATTATTTTATTCATTATGGCATATGATCGATATGTTGCTATCTGTAAGCCTTTACACTATCACCAAATTTTGGGGAGAAAAAATTGTTTGATGTTAATTGCAGGCACCTGGATCTCCGCTTGTACAAATTCTTTATTGATAATAAAGGCAGCGTCAACTATGTCGTTTTGCCATTCAAAAATAATTCATCAACTTTTCTGCGATGTCAAATCTCTGATCAAGATTTCATGTGCGGGAACTGAAATGTTCTTCATGTTGCTTTACCTGGAGCTGTTGTTGTTTGGCTTTGTTCCATTTCTGTGCACTGTAATGTCATATGTAAAAATAATTGCCATCATCTTAAATATTAATTCAAGAGATGGAAAGAAAAAACTCTTCTCCACCTGCTCATCCCACCTTGCCGTAATCCTCCTCTACTATACAAACTCAGTATCCGTGGTACTGATTCCACAATCTCGGTACTCAGAGCTCTTGGAGCAAATCTGCACTGTGCTATACATTGCAGTAACACCCATGGTAAACCCTTTGATTTACACCATACGTAATAAAGAAGTCAAGAGTGCCCTGATGAGATTGGTGAAGGGCAAGATAACGCTGAAgccttaa